In Canis lupus dingo isolate Sandy chromosome 27, ASM325472v2, whole genome shotgun sequence, one genomic interval encodes:
- the ANKRD33 gene encoding photoreceptor ankyrin repeat protein, producing the protein MVACYHGFGSVVALLSRCPFLDVNQQDKEGDTALMLAAQAGHVPLVSLLLNYYPGLDLERRDQRGLTALMKAAMRDRSECVAALLMAGAWGLDQGLPDSSCNRMGLCADLTAVDPVRGKTALEWAVLTDSFDTVQRIRKLLRRPRIEQLSQQYQPEWPALPGLVAQAQAQGAPSLLERLQATLSLPFAQPPQEGGVLDHLVTITTSLASPFLTTACHTLCPDCPPTLGTRSKSVPELLGTAPPPPPAPQPPQVVPGSRVLIPYQSRQGMLSVCPQWLQPRDSSTPRPQAPKIHLSKASSPPRQFKLEFRPRETQKLALPIWRYQELRLERRRQEEEARWAQNQGKMG; encoded by the exons ATGGTCGCCTGCTACCACGGCTTCGGCAGTGTGGTGGCCCTGCTCAGCCGCTGCCCTTTCCTCGATGTGAACCAGCAGGATAAAGAAGGGGACACAGCCCTCATGCTGGCTGCCCAAGCAG GCCATGTGCCTCTGGTGAGTCTCCTGCTCAACTACTACCCGGGCCTGGACCTGGAGCGCCGGGACCAGCGGGGGCTAACAGCACTGATGAAGGCCGCCATGCGGGACCGTTCGGAATGCGTGGCTGCCCTCCTCATGGCAGGTGCATGGGGCCTGGACCAGG GGCTCCCAGATTCCAGCTGCAACAGGATGGGACTCT GCGCTGACCTGACCGCGGTGGACCCTGTTCGGGGCAAGACGGCCCTGGAGTGGGCAGTGCTGACGGACAGCTTTGACACCGTGCAGAGGATCCGGAAGCTGCTGCGGCGCCCGCGCATAGAGCAGCTCAGCCAGCAGTACCAGCCCGAGTGGCCAGCCTTGCCCGGGCTtgtggcccaggcccaggcccagggcgcCCCATCTCTCCTAGAGCGACTGCAGGCCACCCTGAGCCTCCCCTTTGCCCAGCCTCCGCAGGAGGGGGGGGTCCTGGACCATCTTGTGACCATCACGACCAGCCTGGCCAGTCCCTTCCTCACCACCGCCTGCCACACTCTGTGCCCGGACTGCCCACCTACACTGGGCACCCGGAGCAAGTCTGTGCCAGAGCTGCTGGGcactgccccgcccccgcccccagccccgcagcccccccagGTAGTCCCTGGCTCCCGGGTCCTCATCCCCTACCAGAGCCGTCAGGGCATGTTGAGTGTGTGCCCTCAGTGGCTACAACCCAGAGACAGTAGCACCCCGAGGCCCCAGGCCCCCAAGATCCACCTGTCCAAGGCATCCTCACCTCCCAGACAGTTCAAGCTAGAGTTTAGGCCTCGAGAGACTCAGAAGCTCGCCCTTCCTATCTGGAGATACCAGGAGCTcaggctggagaggaggaggcaggaggaggaggctaGGTGGGCACAGAATCAGGGGAAGATGGGCTAG